From the genome of Scleropages formosus chromosome 25, fSclFor1.1, whole genome shotgun sequence:
ggttggaccaggatcctgctctccagtgggtctggggttcgagtcccgcttggggtgccttgcgacagactggcgtcccatcctgggtgtgtcccctcctcctccagccttacgccctgtgttaccgggtaggctccggttcctcgcgaccccgtatgggacaagcggttctgaaaatgtgcgtgtgtgtctgagatATGGTGATGCCCCCTTATTTATGAGGTTACACTTGTACTGCATATATCCACAGACAGAAGTTATCCACATCCAGCTGATAATGAATCCATCAATAACTGTTTGAATTTCCTGTCAAATTACAAACTGTAGCTGTTGATGTGGTCAAAGGTATgctacaaagtttttttttttttttttttttgtgaaagaaaaaggtCTGGTAGACACACTTTTCagacatttaatttgttaaCTCGGTGAATTCCGCAAAACATTACGTTTCACATCCCTGCAAATAAACAGCACGCGtccccaaataaataaataaatagtcatACACACATCTGAAAGTGTAAATCCGGAGTATTACTATAGACAAAAATCACGACAACTATGTTATCCAGCATCcgcatcatttaaaaaaaaaaaaaaaaaaaaaaaaaaggcgtttTGTGTCTGAAAAGTAATTGACCTACAAGGTCTGACCTTTTCCTCTACAGCAGAGAAATACACTGTTAGAGTCCTCTTGCAGTGATCCAGGCAAAAGGACCCTAAGAAAATAGCAAATAGTTGTTGTAACAGGAAAggagagggggaggaaaaaaaaaaaaaaaaaaaaagtttgaaagggAGCATTTCGGATTTGGAACTCCATTAACTAAACTGCATATAATATACCACACGTCCAGCAGGTTGTCAGAAAGCCTGTGTAAATTAGTGTTTTAAGCACAGAGCTACAGTTTCATCTTCTTTTTACAACAGTAAAACAGCAAACAAGCGTGTGTCCATCAAACCCATTATGTAAAGGTTTattctagtatttttttttttttgtgccctgTTGAAAAAATCCTCACGAACGAGCCTTCTTTTGACCGCAAGCACTTAAGCACTTAGCCTATACATTTGGCCTCTGTTCCATTGTCATAGGTGGGTTTTGTAGTGAAAGCGCTCTATAGAGACGAGCACCGGAAGCTGTGACTATACAAAAAGCCCGCATATATTTTTCGTCCTCTtttctttaatacatttcagTGTCGTGTCAGCAGGGAAAGTGATGCAGCGACCGTTTCGAAGCAGATATTTAGCGCAAGTGCCGAATAAGCGGAAGAAATGCGCTCGGCCAGGTGCCTCCGACAAATGAGATTTGATCTCAACGGGATTTAGCTggcaaaataaattataataaataagatTGTATCATCACGTTAATCGATTGGGCAAAGGAGAACTTTCGCAGTAATGTTAACACTTCCCACATGCCTGATGTTACACAAAAGCGTCGACAAAATGACAAGCCCACATATGACATGAAATCGTTCATTTTGAGAACGTGCCGATTTTATAGCGAGGGTGTTGCACGCTCAATATTGTGCGGTGACAAAAGtaaaacaagcagtaaaaaaCACATGGGTGTCTCAATACAtatgaaggaaggaaggatatATAGAGGAAATGTGAGAATATAATCAAGGATATTTATGGAATCAAGACAATTCATAAATGCttaataaatgactaaatgctGCAATCCCACCTCTGTTTAAGTCATGCGTGTTGAAAACAAAAAGTAGCCTATGCATTGTACCTATGATATATTGTTTTACTCTATTAGAGAGGCATCTGGATATTTTGACTACATTTGGCATTGTGACATTTTCACTATACATGATCGCAAATATAGTCAAACTGATTGTTAGGGAAAAGAAATTATAATTAATCCCAAATATTATaattgggggggcgcggtggtgcagtgggttggaccacagtcctgctctcccgtgggtctggggttcgagtcccacttggggtgccttgcgacggactggcgtcccatcctgggtgcgtcccctccccctccggccttacgccctgtgttgccgggtaggctccggttccccgcgaccccgtatgggacaagcggttcagacaatgtgtgtgtgtgtgtgtattataattaGCCATGTGCATGTGCTGATTATCTGCCAAACATGGGATGCCCAAAAAGACCATTTTAGGAAAACCCACTGAAATACAGTgacagctgtttaaaaaaaaaaaaaaaagaaaggaaaaaaaaaaaaaactattctggGCCCTAGTCATAAATATTGGACTGACAAGACATACTACTCCATGTTCCCTCCATTTCAGCGGATATTTGGTGGATCTGCTAGTATTTGTGTTTCCCAAGAGCTTTTCCCAGGCACATTTACTCCACTGTAATCCACCATGTACATAGGCCATTGCTGTAGAAAGACAACAAAGACAATTAATGACATAATTtctgcaacatttacatttgagcAAGTAAAATGTGGATATTCTGAGTAATGCATTTAAGGCTTCTTTTTCTAGAGCAGTGTTGCCATTTCGGGAAAGCACTGGTCCATGGTTCATGCTGCTTACCATCACAGGAATCTGATTGGTGGATACGCTAGACTCCGCCCCACAGGTCATCACATGACCACTCTCAGGGGCCCTTTTACGTTTGCGCCGGCTGCTGGAGCCTTCCTTCCCTGAATATAAACGTAAAAATAGATGTAGTACTAgaaattcaaacctacaatctGCAGAGTTGGCTACATTGTGGTGGAATGCATTCCCTCTGtgtctcagaactgctgaatcccttttagCATTTTGTAAGAATCTCAAAAACCCACttgtctcctgatctcctaatgTCATCATAAAGTTGTACCACACTGTCTATTAGTCAGCTTTGTATTTCTCGTGACAgtacatgcagctactcgagTCGTAAGTCGCAttacagaaaagcatttgctcagcgaataaaagtaataaatataaattccaTGCCACTTAAGTGTTTCAATGAGTCATCAATTCCTAAGGTTATTCATGTCTTTCGCTTCATGACACCTGTCATATGCCACATTGGCTTAACAGTTCCGGATAAGAGTgaataaaaagataaatttgtaaatttgtCAAACATATATTGAGCTCACCTGTAGTACATGTTTGGGTGCAAATTTCTGCAAAAGGCCTgtatacaattaaaaaatatacatatttatcaaACTGACCATCTTTTCATTCTGCATTTAATCAATATCTCAATATGCAACTACAAAACTTTTAATAAACATTCTTCTggttatttacattaaaaatatagttATGCAACGTGCACAACCGGTACGTGGGCCACACAGAAACTCACTGTAGCTGGCTCTTGATTTTTATGGTGATGCTGTCCCGTGCCTGAAGGATCTTCTCCAAACGGGAGATGTCGTACGTGTTTGGGTTGCGGAAGGGGATGTTGTCCGGGAGCCCAGAAACTTCCACGGAGTCTGGACTACCGCGGATCAGCTTGTACGGCACCAGGACAGAGCGATCCAGGCCAAGAGCTTCTCCTAAAGAGACATTGTGAGTTGCAGAAGATTCAATATTCGTGCATAAAAAGACGTTTTCAGGCAACGATCGCCCAGCGACGAAAATCGGCTACAAGAAACTCGACAGAAATTCAGCTTTGAAGGGCAGTAAGTGGACAACTGACCATACTTCTTGTTGAAGAGTTCTTTAACTTGTTCTCGGAGGATCACCTTCTCTCCCATGCGATTGATCTCTTCTTCATCTGCCAGTCGTGGAAAAGAGAGACAGCGGCTCTAACACGCTGTGGCCAGATGAGCCAGCGGACTGGATAATCACAGATTGGATAATCTGGACTCTATcgcatacaggtggtcctcgatttaggACGGGGTTCGGTTCCGACGACCCTGCCGTGAGCCGACTTCGGCCTAAGTTGCGAACCTCCTTACGCAAAGCATAAGGATATACAAAACATGcgtttttcactgatttcacacattattcacgtcgaaataatactaatataaaaCGGTATTTTAAACACAGTACAGTGTTATAATTACATATTCACGCTGCACTATTGCCTTcaatttcatttctaaatctgttgtcTTTTGCGTTTTCTTCACGGCAACATTCACCGTTTCACTAGCTACCTTTTAAATAAAGAGTAACCTACAAGTTTCGCAGTGCGACCGATATTAGGCACCCAAAAGTATCTGAGAGCCAAGCAATAGCAGATATGGTGTCTTGTAGCAGCACAGCAGCCAAAGCTACCGCGACCGAGCGGTCGTTTGTTAGACATTACGAGCAAATATTGGGACCCGAATAATACCACGTTAAAGGGACAGCTGTCGCAAGTCCGGGTGGACTTAAATCGCGTATGTTGTAAGTCGAGGGCTACCTGTATTTTCTTATTGGTTTTCTCTGGGTAATTTAATTGTTCATGGCATTTTTGGAACAGGATACAACAGCAACGGGATCCTTCCAGAAAACTTTAAGTCGTGAGCTACTTTATTAACTATACTATCTATCATATTAATACATAATTATCATTGGTACTTagtgaaaatattaaagattacTTTGATTGTAAGCTGGTAAATGTGTTGGATACTCACCACTTATTGAGGCATAGGCCTTCTTTAACAAGGTGATCCGCCGAGGTGCTAAGACACAAATAATGTATTGGATGAACATCCGTCGCTAGGCGTTAATTattctccatggcaaccagtTCATCTTCTGTATATCAAGCTATAACGCTAATATCTAACAAGCTGTCTTCGTGAAAACTGTTAATCACAGCCCACAGAGCTCTTATTCAGGTTTGACCTACCTGGTTTGGGAATAAGCCCTTGGAAAGGCCTgtgaaagaatttaaaaaacaatcatGAGGTTCCAGTTGCAGTTTTGAACTTTACTTGTATGATTGAACTGTGCAGTGTAATATGGTCTGCTGTACATGACAACATGCGGAGAATATTGGCATACTGAGtgagaagcaaacaaaaaataaattaataaaacacccAGATCACGGCGTGCTCCACCTGGTGATGGTGAAGCAGATCTTGTCGGCCACAGCCAGGATCCGCTCCAGGTTCTGGGACCCGAAGGTGCATGGCTTCCTGAAGGGTATGCCTGGGGGTAGGCCCTCGATGATCACGGAGCCGGGGTTACTCTTGATCCGCTTGTATGGCACCTGGACCGGGTACTTAATGCCAAGCGCCTCGCCGTATTTTCTGTTAAACAGGTCTTGGACTTGTTCTCGTAGGGTGTTGGCCAAGTCAATTCTGGACAGCTTGGCCTCTAAActgtctgtggaaaaaaaatgataataaatgacaAGATCCTCATTTCTTCCACTCTTACACGAAGTTGATTCGCTGGTCGATCGTGTTACGGACAGTTGAGTCACAAACTTTTTAAGATACAACGATTTTCAACttatctgtttaattttaaatggcgTTTTACTAACCGTTGGGTACGAGCGCCTATTTCAGCTCACTTccgctccattataatcttaggGACCACCATCGTATATGCAGTGagtcgttaagcgaaacgttGTTAAGTGGTGCACGACTATACTTTGCACTTATATTTGTTGATCGGTTGTTACTGTGTATCTGAATATGGATTTTATGTGGAAAACACTTGGCTTGTCTTACCAGAGTAACCGGGTCTTTTCGATGCTGTCCCAGTACCTTCTAATATGTTATCTTTGGAGTCTTGGTCTGCTGATGGAGAAACATGGATATTTTGGTACAGACCAGTACTACTACTACAATTACTAGTAGCactaatacacacatacacatacaccaagcagggtcgtggcgagccggagcctaacccggcagcacggggtgcaaggctggagcggggaggggaggggaggggaggggacacacccaggacaggacaccagtccatcgcaaggcaccccaagcgggacttgaaccccagacccacccgaagagcaggacccggtcaaacccgctgcgccaccgcaccccctataatactaataataactactaattattattatgcccAACTTGTAATGATCACCTTTGTTCTTTCATTGGATTTTATTCattgtggaaaatattttaaatgtaaaaaaaggtCCTATTTATATGTCTGTAAGCGCTCCTGATTTTGGCTGTGGATAAGATGACAAGGTTTACCCACTTGGATTAGAGGCAGGAAGGGGAGGAGCTTCCTGCTTCACTGAATCGGTTAACAGTTCTGGTCTagaaagagggggggaaaaaaagcacattaatgCCTTTATTCAATGTCGCACTTTGAAACAGATTCATTCTggaaggaaaatgtaaatactaaaaTTCTCGGCAACGGCACCAGAGCTCAACGATATCGCAACGCTGCAAACTAAGCGTATTGCAGACTAATCGGTGTTACAATATTGCAAGGTAAGCTttgctgtgctgtactgtaaaaTGGCAAGGCGCCTGCAATTTCTTGAATTTCACCTTCATTCATAACGCATAAAGCAGCGCCGCTCCCCACCTCTTGATGACAAAGTGGATTTGGCCGCTGGCGGCGAGGATCTTGCGCAGCTTCGCCGCGCCGAAGCAGCTGGGCCGGCGGAAGGACATGCCCTCCGGGAGACCCACGACACACAAGTCTTCGGGGTACATCTGGAACTTGGAGTAGGGCACCCTGCTGGGTTCTGGGAGGCCCAGTGCCTCAGCTGTAGTTGGGAGAGACCCCCCGCAAACGGTCACACATGAGGAGGCACCATTTAGAGTATAAGCAGGTACAATTGCGGTGAAAGACGAGGAGCATCCCTgatcttgtacccttgagtaagacaCGGTCATTGCCCGGTCACTGTCAGGGTTACGgaccaaaaacattttctgcaaacCACGAGGCCTGCCCTGCGAGGTCCGTTGACCGGCACCAACCCAGATCAATAGTTGGGAAACGGCGACATACAGTGCGGCTTGAAAGTACGCGAACCCCTCGCGTGCCTTAGTTTTTGAACAGAATTACTTAATGAAAAGCagcctttctcatctgacataatcaTAATAGCTGCGTAATTACCAGTTGCATAAGCTGATTTTTGCAGGTGCAAAACATAAACGAACCCCAATTTGAACTGGTTAAATCAAGTGGATAAATAGAATCGGGCGTGTAAACAATACTCAATTATTCATCGTATtcattgattattttaattgaCTCAGGTAATGACTGTATAATTGTTAGGAAAACGTTTTTCTATAAATGCAGAGGGCTTTCGGCGGACTCGGAGAAAAGACTTACCGTACTTTGCATTAAACACGCTCTCGACCTGCTTGCGGAGGCGAAGGATCATTTCCCCGAGGTCCTCTGAAGAACACAACATGGACCATCATGGACAACATGACCTGGTATCGGTGTTCTTCACCGAACGAACGAGGGCTGAACGACACCCGTGTTTCAGGGATGTTCTGCGTTTTACCTTCTACGGGTCTCTTAGGGAGATGCGGTGCTGCTTTCGGCGACACCGCGTCGGCTGAAAGGAAGAACGCAGCGTTTAAGCAGCGTACACTGCGTCGCATCGGAAAAGATTTCAACTTGTGGAAATCGTCAAGAGGTCCAGCTGCCGGTTAAAAAAGTCCCGCAGCAAAGGATGCTTTGCTGCGTCGCAGACGTAATTCAACATGTCGCAACTTACCAGCTCATCCATGTTGCCaaattgtgattaaaaaaaaaaacatttcaaatcacAAATTAAACTACAGAGAGTTTAATATGAACACCTGAATTTACATATTGCCTTATTGCCtaaaatttccatttcttgCCATGGGTTTTCCCTCCTGATCCAACTTCCGGATAAAATTTTCGGCTGTGGACAAAACAACTACGTCCACTGGTAACCGTACGTTTCAGAAACGTaaaaatttggttttttttttttttttttgctcccatCTGTATAAAGAAACAGGATATCCTCAAGTGTTCTTATTAACTTCGCACTGACATTTCGgggcggggaaaaaaaaaaagggacgtGGGTTTGGGACTTCGGTTCTCTAAATCTACCAGGCTGGGTGTGGGGCATTCTGAAAGGAGTCCAAAGAATGAAACACAGCGTGAGTGAGCGGTGCAAGCCATCTCTACATGGCGTCTGAGTCGGGATTTGGGCTGATGAAACCCTCACGATGCAGCTAAGTCCTAAAGAACTGATATACActggtttacatttaatttcactcATTTATCCTACAGTTTTCTCCCAAGCGCGTTACAACGCCAAGCTATCTACACAGATTTACCTATTCGTAcggcagggtcatttttactggagcaatttagggaaataccttgctcaagggtacttttggatgctgggattcaaacccaggtcttgtAACCACTGCAATGTGCGCTTTGCAGCTGATTAtcgttattatttattattggcatgCACTGTTCGTTGACTGTGACGTTTAAATCTGGCTTTCACACGTAAAAGAAAGTAACCCTAAAATACAAAAACGTCCTGTTGCAAATGCACACCTTTTTTAGCCGTACACAAGATTACGCGTCAAAATAtgaagaatgaaagaaaaagtctGCTCTCGAGAAGTAGGCTTGACCCTAAAACACAGTACGATGTGGGTTATTTAGCACAGCTCCTAAGAAGCAAGATTCCATCAATTTTTAGCCCCAAGCCTCccatttttattgaatttagaTTTATAGAGCTGTATAATCACAAGTCAAGCTTAACGTCTTCAAAGATGTTCAGCAAaatagtcattttaaaataaaatcttctACAAACACGTTCTCAGAGGTAAGTGTATAAATATCTCAATATGCTAAAATATagtgaggttaaaaaaaaaaaaaatctgcagttgATAAAAGtgggacagctggaggtgggtaaATATTGATGGTGCTTTTGCAGAAAGAGCAGGTCACCCTTGATGCGGAGAAGGGGCAGAAACCGTGTGGGATTCTGGGATTTGGGGCTCTAGAGAAATCTCGGAGATGGGATTTTGGGCAAGGAGGGAAGTATCTGCGAAAAGAGTCCATACGTGTGTGAGTAACGAGCCTCCCTAACAGAGGGAGGGAGACCGCTGGCCGGGGCCTCAGGGCGCCGCTGTGTCCTGGCGAAGCAGAGGGGCAGCGAGGCCACAGTTACCTGCTAGGAGCTCAGGGGGACGTCGCGTGTCGGGGACCGCGGCGTCGGCCGGAGACTCGCCCGACTCCTCCGCAGTGACACTGGCATCTGCGAGAATAGACAAGGTTGCACATAGTTGAGAAACTTGAATTTAGAgccaaatattaataataataaatatgaattaataagaAAATTCATCAGTTCCTAAGCAAATAAAGAACCGAATATCAATACACGGCAATAAAGCAAAAACACCGCATTTCATTCAAATTTTCCAATTCCAAAAACTACATGATTGAAACAGAAAGACTGCTTCTTCCATCAGGCTGATTGTCTGAAGGTTACAAAATCAGCAGtaattttctgcaataaaaattatttatttacttacattacttcatttagcagacggttttctccaaagcgacttccactgaactctatttagtgtcatgagcccacacactttattcactgcggtgacttacactgctagatacaccacttacactgggtcactcatccacacatcagtggaacacacactttctgtcacacacatacTCGGAGTGACTTAGAGCCGCCAATCAACCTGAataacacgtctttggactgtgggaggaaaccagagcacctggaggaaacccatgcagactccacatagATCCCACCTCTCCACAAGACAAGAGTCCTATGGCAGGAGGTGTGATCTGAACCTTGGTCTTCCCAATgcaagccagcagctctaaccactacgccacctgctgccccatgttaATTTAGTTAATATAAACCTAACTTACAATGTGATTTCTATCTTAAGGCCGCAGGATCCTGCTGCATGTCTGACAGGTGTGCAAAGGGCTCACCTGGTACCGTCACTTGAATGATTTCTCCATCTGGTGGCTcggttttaatctttttcaaCGGGACGCAATCTCCGGAAGGCCCTGGAAAAGGGAGCAGGTGTCAAGCGCGGCAGCAACTGGAACGCAACGCTGCTGGTGTATTCAAACCGCAGTACCTCGATTTCAGGTGTGCGCGTGTGCAATATTCACAGGTAACAAGGCACTGTGAAGCGCAGactgtaaaacaaaagttttaaCCTGCTTCGCTGTCAGCCAAGGGGCTCACGCAAGTGCTGGTGGATCTGGAAGAACACAAAAGGGCACAAGGTCAACACAATTTCATTTTGAGAACGGGAATTTCCGTTAAAGCTAAAACGATGGCGATGGATCTGTTtgctgtaaaatttttaaaaatcccatttCATCGGGGTGCTGGTAAAGAATGCACGCTCCGCCAGCGCCCCGCAGGAGAACCTAAGCAGTAGCCTGACCTGCTGCTGTGAGCGTTGTTGGCCCCTTCTAGTGAGACCGGCTGCACCCCTGCAGTCTCTGGG
Proteins encoded in this window:
- the gtf2ird1 gene encoding general transcription factor II-I repeat domain-containing protein 1 isoform X1, which gives rise to MAHARKPGADGMRTGSRAELRVPQVSARQEILTSLVSALDSVCTAMSKLNAEVACVTVHEDSVIAVGTEKGRVFLNSRKEIQSDFQKFCRVPCLQTPTAVNAHTKAQDGDAGKTSKDTGHVVQWPSAESHSNVFVLRKMVEEVFSVLYSEAVGKSSLVPVPYDWISKELGSVIVHGLPDGVSLRKPSEYDTKTLMKILEQSNRIRFTVKRPPEEPLREAKTCVELNHNSSSTKSHANHTVLKPGGQEASTSGSVLSSFLYGMPTPSQTHVDGKLELKPTSLHSLAKERPGAWAPVAEKVTPAKDCADNGDRLGVPGDVGQSPPGLHVSKRLLFSIVHEKSEKWDSFIRETEDINTLRECVQILFNSRYAEALGLDHMVPVPYRKIACDPEAVEIIGIPDKIPFKRPCTYGVPKLKRILEERHKVRFVVKRMFDERIFTAAGKMPKEEAKSETVSPSEDGFPETAGVQPVSLEGANNAHSSRSTSTCVSPLADSEAGPSGDCVPLKKIKTEPPDGEIIQVTVPDASVTAEESGESPADAAVPDTRRPPELLAADAVSPKAAPHLPKRPVEEDLGEMILRLRKQVESVFNAKYAEALGLPEPSRVPYSKFQMYPEDLCVVGLPEGMSFRRPSCFGAAKLRKILAASGQIHFVIKRPELLTDSVKQEAPPLPASNPTDQDSKDNILEGTGTASKRPGYSDSLEAKLSRIDLANTLREQVQDLFNRKYGEALGIKYPVQVPYKRIKSNPGSVIIEGLPPGIPFRKPCTFGSQNLERILAVADKICFTITRPFQGLIPKPAPRRITLLKKAYASISDEEEINRMGEKVILREQVKELFNKKYGEALGLDRSVLVPYKLIRGSPDSVEVSGLPDNIPFRNPNTYDISRLEKILQARDSITIKIKSQLQPFAEICTQTCTTGKEGSSSRRKRKRAPESGHVMTCGAESSVSTNQIPVMQWPMYMVDYSGVNVPGKSSWETQILADPPNIR
- the gtf2ird1 gene encoding general transcription factor II-I repeat domain-containing protein 1 isoform X2 gives rise to the protein MAHARKPGADGMRTGSRAELRVPQVSARQEILTSLVSALDSVCTAMSKLNAEVACVTVHEDSVIAVGTEKGRVFLNSRKEIQSDFQKFCRVPCLQTPTAVNAHTKAQDGDAGKTSKDTGHVVQWPSAESHSNVFVLRKMVEEVFSVLYSEAVGKSSLVPVPYDWISKELGSVIVHGLPDGVSLRKPSEYDTKTLMKILEQSNRIRFTVKRPPEEPLREAKTCVELNHNSSSTKSHANHTVLKPGGQEASTSGSVLSSFLYGMPTPSQTHVDGKLELKPTSLHSLAKERPGAWAPVAEKVTPAKDCADNGDRLGVPGDVGQSPPGLHVSKRLLFSIVHEKSEKWDSFIRETEDINTLRECVQILFNSRYAEALGLDHMVPVPYRKIACDPEAVEIIGIPDKIPFKRPCTYGVPKLKRILEERHKVRFVVKRMFDERIFTAAGKMPKEEAKSETVSPSEDGFPETAGVQPVSLEGANNAHSSRSTSTCVSPLADSEAGPSGDCVPLKKIKTEPPDGEIIQVTVPDASVTAEESGESPADAAVPDTRRPPELLAADAVSPKAAPHLPKRPVEEDLGEMILRLRKQVESVFNAKYAEALGLPEPSRVPYSKFQMYPEDLCVVGLPEGMSFRRPSCFGAAKLRKILAASGQIHFVIKRPELLTDSVKQEAPPLPASNPNQDSKDNILEGTGTASKRPGYSDSLEAKLSRIDLANTLREQVQDLFNRKYGEALGIKYPVQVPYKRIKSNPGSVIIEGLPPGIPFRKPCTFGSQNLERILAVADKICFTITRPFQGLIPKPAPRRITLLKKAYASISDEEEINRMGEKVILREQVKELFNKKYGEALGLDRSVLVPYKLIRGSPDSVEVSGLPDNIPFRNPNTYDISRLEKILQARDSITIKIKSQLQPFAEICTQTCTTGKEGSSSRRKRKRAPESGHVMTCGAESSVSTNQIPVMQWPMYMVDYSGVNVPGKSSWETQILADPPNIR